In Sphingomonas panacisoli, one genomic interval encodes:
- a CDS encoding sensor histidine kinase produces MVRVDITGELLATPLAGDRTRLEQVVINLVQNAIEAVEGRRDARVTVTAAQVGETIALSVADNGPGLDPAIAGTLFTPFASGKPEGLGLGLAIARDIAREFGGDIAHVAGGSGATFVATLRTA; encoded by the coding sequence GTGGTGCGGGTCGATATTACGGGCGAGCTGCTCGCGACGCCGCTGGCGGGCGATCGCACCCGGCTCGAACAGGTCGTCATCAACCTGGTTCAGAACGCGATCGAAGCGGTCGAGGGGCGCAGGGATGCGCGCGTTACCGTCACCGCCGCGCAGGTCGGGGAAACGATCGCGCTGTCGGTCGCCGATAACGGTCCCGGCCTGGACCCCGCGATCGCCGGCACGCTGTTCACGCCGTTCGCGTCGGGCAAGCCGGAGGGGTTGGGGCTCGGCCTCGCCATCGCGCGGGACATCGCGCGTGAGTTCGGTGGCGACATCGCACATGTCGCGGGCGGCTCGGGCGCGACCTTCGTCGCGACGTTGAGGACGGCATGA
- a CDS encoding dicarboxylate/amino acid:cation symporter — protein MKVQPIDTPAAAPRLPFYRHLYAQVLVAIVLGVLLGHFWPHAGEALKPLGDGFIKLVKMIIAPVIFLSVVGGIAGMRELGSVGRVAIKAFVYFLIFSTLALIVGLIVANVVQPGAGMNVNPATLDTKAVAGYAHDAGETTVTGFLMAIIPTTMLSALTDGSILQTLFVAILFGISLSLVGRPAEPVLELVERLSLVVFKLVGILMKAAPIGAFGAIAFTIGKYGVGSLVNLGALVATFYLTSLLFVLVVLGAVARAHGFSIIKLLAYLKAELLLVLGTSSSEAALPNLMVKLEAAGCERGVVGLVVPTGYSFNLDGTNIYMTLAALFIAQATGVQLSWGDQLLLMGVAMLSSKGAAGVTGAGFVTLAATLSIVPSVPVAGMALILGIDRFMSECRSLTNFVGNAVATIVVARWEGKLDRDMLDRALNERPAIEDNLEAAIEPQIIA, from the coding sequence ATGAAGGTTCAGCCCATCGACACGCCAGCGGCGGCACCGCGCCTGCCGTTCTACCGCCACCTCTACGCGCAGGTGCTGGTGGCGATCGTGCTCGGCGTCCTGCTCGGTCATTTCTGGCCGCACGCCGGCGAGGCGCTCAAGCCGCTCGGCGACGGGTTCATCAAACTGGTCAAGATGATCATCGCGCCGGTGATCTTCCTCAGCGTCGTCGGCGGCATCGCGGGCATGCGCGAACTCGGATCGGTCGGGCGCGTGGCGATCAAGGCGTTCGTCTATTTCCTGATCTTTTCGACGCTCGCGCTGATCGTCGGCTTGATCGTCGCCAATGTCGTCCAGCCGGGCGCAGGGATGAACGTGAACCCCGCGACGCTCGATACCAAGGCGGTCGCGGGCTACGCGCACGATGCCGGCGAAACGACGGTCACGGGCTTCCTGATGGCGATCATCCCGACGACGATGCTGTCGGCGCTGACCGACGGTTCGATCCTGCAGACGTTGTTCGTCGCGATCCTGTTCGGCATTTCGCTGTCGCTGGTCGGGCGTCCCGCCGAGCCGGTGCTCGAACTCGTCGAGCGGCTGAGCCTGGTCGTGTTCAAGCTGGTCGGCATTCTGATGAAGGCGGCCCCGATCGGTGCGTTCGGCGCGATCGCCTTCACCATCGGCAAATACGGCGTCGGCAGCCTGGTCAATCTGGGCGCGCTGGTCGCGACCTTCTACCTTACGTCACTGCTGTTCGTGCTCGTCGTGCTGGGCGCGGTGGCGCGGGCGCACGGTTTCTCGATCATCAAGCTGCTCGCCTATCTCAAGGCCGAACTGTTGCTCGTGCTCGGCACATCGTCGTCGGAAGCGGCGCTGCCCAACCTGATGGTCAAGCTCGAGGCGGCCGGGTGCGAGCGCGGCGTCGTCGGGCTGGTCGTGCCGACCGGCTATTCGTTCAACCTCGACGGCACCAACATCTATATGACGCTGGCAGCCCTGTTCATCGCGCAGGCGACCGGGGTGCAGCTGTCGTGGGGCGACCAGTTGCTGCTGATGGGCGTTGCGATGCTGAGCTCCAAGGGCGCGGCTGGCGTCACCGGCGCGGGGTTCGTCACGCTCGCCGCGACCCTCTCGATCGTGCCCTCGGTGCCCGTCGCAGGCATGGCGCTGATCCTCGGCATCGACCGCTTCATGAGCGAATGCCGCAGCCTCACCAACTTCGTCGGCAACGCCGTCGCGACGATCGTCGTCGCGCGGTGGGAGGGCAAGCTGGACCGCGACATGCTCGACCGCGCGCTCAACGAACGACCGGCGATCGAAGACAATCTGGAAGCGGCCATAGAGCCGCAGATCATCGCATAA
- a CDS encoding TonB-dependent receptor domain-containing protein produces MTRSIKLALAASTALGALALATPSFAQDAPAAPQDQASNVPGLDQAQTADDQPQVPEKDIVIVGSQIKGASTTAALPVTVVGRDQIDAAGAASGDELLRSIPQAGDVTFNESNNPQTSNAARGDVSSINLRNLGLGNTLVLLNGRRLVQHPTSQAGEGNVPVLSFNANALPVAGLDRVEILRDGAAAIYGSDAVAGVVNTVTKTDLNGGSLDFRFGFPSSTSRRDYEVTGTFGKNFAEGRGNISFYADYTRRTAQLAEDQPYTATDNLVPLFADNPAFAGNLTADGRATQSPWANLAVVGGPGTIRRTPGNQALTSSAGAFHTQSILNPGCLVTINADTCLGSGTRATATTLRNERFDTRPGTTVTPAINRYNTFLSAHYDVTDRLTLYTELGYYRADTTRIQPPTINLNAITIPASNYWNPFGPVTFANGQANPNRIPGLTNVPAAGLPVTLSTYRFLDAGYQLVKTVNWQDRFLVGAKGKIGGFDFDSAILYSEAQAIDNSPAIDMTKLQANLALSTPDAYNPFSGGCSATPSLGDCSPASAATINSFAVTLRRQSKTTLGLADFKLSKADLLKLPGGNLGIALGVEGRRETQYDNRDPNLDGTVTFRDSVTGTTNNSNIASVSPTFDTRGKRTVFSAFGELAVPIVSPDMNVPLIRRLDVQLAGRYEHYSDFGSVAKPKVAAAWDLVDGIRLRGSWSQGFRAPNLEQLNAVAFSRLNTNTAANTDYYRCEADVRAGRLAANNFPGCTRTIGYSIAVSGNPDLKPEKSTNWTAGIVLEPKFIPRKYGKLTITADYWSIKQTGIVGQFGPQNALVLDYLLRLQGSSNPNVVRAAVTSDDQLVFNGSGLPAAGAVTLIKDQFVNLLPQTVRGYDLSLIYTVRTDIGRFNLNVNVARLTKYARQVSPAVQALFDARGAGTINAATPLTDASSLLQVNGKPKWRWSGSLTWSLGGFTLGGYATYIGTVYDTAFLDGNGNPFVVQGQTQFNLYAQYRVKKGALEGLSMRVGARNIFDKQPPIIDSGYLGSLYVPYGRYWYTQIGFKF; encoded by the coding sequence ATGACTCGATCGATCAAGCTGGCACTGGCCGCTTCCACTGCGCTCGGCGCGCTTGCGCTGGCGACGCCGTCGTTCGCCCAGGACGCGCCAGCCGCGCCGCAGGACCAGGCCAGCAACGTCCCCGGCCTCGACCAGGCGCAGACCGCCGACGATCAGCCGCAGGTGCCCGAAAAGGACATCGTCATCGTCGGCTCGCAGATCAAAGGTGCGAGCACGACCGCCGCGCTGCCGGTGACGGTCGTCGGTCGCGACCAGATCGACGCGGCGGGTGCGGCGTCGGGCGACGAACTGCTGCGGTCGATCCCGCAAGCCGGCGACGTGACGTTCAACGAAAGCAACAATCCGCAGACCAGCAACGCGGCGCGCGGCGACGTCAGCTCGATCAATCTGCGCAACCTCGGCCTCGGCAATACGCTGGTGTTGCTCAACGGCCGCCGCCTCGTCCAGCATCCGACCAGCCAGGCGGGCGAAGGCAACGTGCCGGTGCTGAGCTTCAACGCCAACGCGCTGCCGGTCGCGGGGCTCGATCGCGTCGAGATCCTGCGCGACGGCGCGGCCGCGATCTACGGATCGGATGCGGTGGCGGGCGTCGTGAACACCGTGACCAAGACCGACCTCAACGGCGGCAGCCTCGATTTCCGCTTCGGCTTCCCGTCGAGCACGTCGCGCCGCGATTACGAAGTGACCGGCACGTTCGGCAAGAACTTCGCCGAAGGGCGCGGCAACATCTCGTTCTACGCCGACTATACCCGCCGCACCGCGCAGTTGGCCGAGGATCAGCCCTACACCGCGACCGACAATCTGGTGCCGCTGTTCGCCGACAACCCCGCCTTCGCCGGCAACCTGACCGCCGACGGCCGCGCGACACAATCGCCCTGGGCAAACCTGGCCGTCGTCGGCGGTCCCGGCACGATCCGGCGCACGCCCGGCAACCAGGCGCTGACCTCGTCCGCCGGCGCATTCCACACACAATCGATCCTCAACCCCGGCTGCCTCGTCACGATCAACGCCGACACCTGTCTGGGCAGCGGCACGCGCGCCACCGCGACGACGCTGCGCAACGAACGGTTCGATACGCGGCCCGGCACGACCGTCACGCCGGCGATCAACCGCTACAACACCTTCCTGTCGGCGCATTACGATGTGACCGATCGCCTGACGCTCTACACCGAGCTCGGCTATTACCGCGCCGACACGACGCGCATCCAGCCGCCGACGATCAACCTCAACGCGATCACCATTCCGGCATCGAACTATTGGAACCCGTTCGGCCCGGTGACCTTCGCCAACGGCCAGGCCAACCCAAACCGCATCCCGGGGCTGACCAACGTCCCCGCTGCCGGTCTGCCGGTGACGCTCAGCACCTATCGCTTCCTCGACGCCGGGTATCAGCTGGTGAAGACGGTCAACTGGCAGGACCGTTTCCTGGTGGGCGCGAAGGGCAAGATCGGCGGGTTCGATTTCGACAGCGCGATCCTCTACTCGGAGGCGCAGGCGATCGACAACTCGCCGGCGATCGACATGACCAAATTGCAGGCGAATCTCGCGCTGTCGACGCCCGACGCCTACAATCCGTTCAGCGGCGGCTGCTCGGCGACGCCCAGCCTGGGCGACTGCTCGCCGGCGAGTGCGGCGACGATCAACTCGTTCGCGGTCACGTTGCGCCGCCAGTCGAAGACGACGCTCGGGCTCGCCGACTTCAAGCTATCCAAGGCGGATTTGCTCAAGCTGCCGGGCGGCAACCTCGGCATCGCGCTGGGGGTCGAGGGCCGGCGCGAAACGCAGTATGACAATCGCGACCCCAATCTCGACGGCACCGTCACCTTCCGCGATTCGGTGACCGGCACGACCAACAATTCGAACATCGCCTCGGTCAGCCCGACCTTCGACACGCGCGGCAAGCGCACCGTCTTCTCCGCGTTCGGCGAGCTCGCGGTGCCGATCGTGTCGCCCGACATGAACGTGCCGCTGATCCGCCGCCTCGATGTGCAATTGGCGGGGCGGTACGAACACTACAGCGACTTCGGATCGGTCGCGAAGCCGAAGGTCGCGGCGGCGTGGGACCTGGTCGACGGCATCCGGTTGCGCGGGTCGTGGTCGCAGGGCTTCCGCGCGCCGAACCTCGAACAGCTCAACGCCGTCGCCTTCTCGCGCCTCAACACCAACACCGCGGCCAACACCGATTATTATCGCTGCGAAGCCGATGTTCGCGCGGGCCGACTCGCCGCCAACAACTTCCCAGGCTGTACAAGGACGATCGGCTATTCAATCGCCGTCAGCGGCAACCCCGACTTGAAGCCGGAAAAAAGCACCAACTGGACCGCCGGCATCGTCCTCGAGCCCAAGTTCATCCCGCGCAAATACGGCAAGCTGACGATCACCGCCGATTACTGGTCGATCAAGCAGACCGGAATCGTCGGCCAGTTCGGGCCGCAGAACGCGCTGGTGCTCGACTATCTCCTGCGCTTGCAGGGATCGAGCAATCCCAACGTCGTCCGCGCCGCCGTCACGTCCGACGACCAGCTGGTGTTCAATGGTAGCGGGCTCCCCGCTGCAGGCGCCGTGACGTTGATCAAGGACCAGTTCGTCAATCTGCTCCCGCAAACCGTGCGCGGGTACGACCTGTCGCTGATCTATACGGTCAGGACCGATATCGGCCGGTTCAATCTCAACGTGAACGTCGCACGGCTGACCAAATATGCCCGCCAGGTTTCGCCGGCGGTGCAAGCGCTATTCGATGCGCGCGGTGCGGGGACGATCAACGCCGCGACGCCGCTAACCGACGCGAGCAGCCTGTTGCAGGTCAACGGCAAGCCCAAGTGGCGGTGGTCAGGGTCGCTGACCTGGTCGCTCGGCGGGTTCACGTTGGGCGGGTACGCCACCTATATCGGCACCGTTTACGACACGGCGTTCCTCGACGGGAACGGCAATCCGTTCGTCGTGCAGGGTCAGACCCAGTTCAACCTCTACGCGCAATATCGCGTCAAGAAGGGCGCGCTGGAGGGCCTCAGCATGCGGGTCGGCGCGCGCAACATCTTCGACAAGCAACCGCCGATCATCGACTCAGGCTATCTCGGCTCGCTCTACGTGCCCTATGGTCGCTATTGGTATACGCAGATCGGGTTCAAGTTCTGA
- a CDS encoding PEP-CTERM sorting domain-containing protein produces the protein MKRLTALAALFLIAASPAVAQTAPPAAAFVGKPRTILFVGNSFTQGAHSAVKRYRANTVTDLNGDGYGGVPALFKTFTEQVGLNYTVSLETQGGRTLGFHWAERRQLLDRAWDVVILQELSTLDRDRPGDAAGYRIAAPQFAAMFARANPRVNVLLMATWARADLVYQPGSPWSGKPLSVMTQDLRRASDGVRALSPTIKGVLPVGEAWTRAIAAGIADPDPYDGIAFGQVDLWTYDHYHASIYGYYLEALVVFGRVTGIDPTRLGAKERAADDLGIAPQTAVALQQVARDQLAGS, from the coding sequence ATGAAACGACTGACCGCCCTCGCCGCTTTGTTCCTGATCGCCGCGTCGCCGGCGGTGGCGCAGACGGCGCCACCGGCCGCCGCCTTCGTTGGGAAGCCGCGCACGATCCTGTTCGTCGGCAACAGCTTCACGCAAGGAGCGCATTCGGCGGTCAAGCGCTATCGCGCCAATACGGTGACCGACCTCAATGGCGACGGCTATGGCGGCGTCCCCGCGCTGTTCAAGACGTTCACCGAGCAGGTCGGGCTGAACTACACGGTCAGCCTTGAGACGCAGGGCGGCAGGACACTCGGATTCCACTGGGCCGAGCGGCGGCAATTGCTCGACCGGGCGTGGGACGTTGTGATCCTCCAGGAACTGAGCACGCTCGACCGCGATCGACCGGGAGATGCGGCTGGCTACCGCATCGCTGCACCGCAATTCGCCGCGATGTTCGCGCGCGCCAATCCCCGCGTGAACGTGCTGCTGATGGCGACCTGGGCGCGCGCCGACCTGGTCTACCAGCCGGGCAGTCCATGGTCGGGCAAGCCGCTATCGGTGATGACGCAGGACCTGCGCCGCGCGTCCGACGGCGTGCGGGCATTGTCGCCGACGATCAAGGGCGTCCTGCCGGTCGGCGAGGCCTGGACTCGCGCGATCGCCGCAGGGATCGCCGACCCTGATCCGTATGACGGCATCGCGTTCGGGCAGGTCGATCTGTGGACGTACGACCATTACCACGCGAGCATTTATGGCTATTACCTGGAGGCGCTGGTCGTGTTCGGGCGCGTGACGGGCATCGACCCCACCCGCCTCGGTGCCAAGGAGCGCGCCGCCGACGATCTGGGCATTGCGCCGCAAACCGCCGTCGCGTTGCAGCAGGTCGCGCGGGATCAGCTAGCGGGGTCGTAG
- a CDS encoding response regulator: MTGPLKLLYVDDDRDIRTIVEMALSLDPTIDVRTAISGQEAVAFAATTDWRPDVLVLDIMMPGMDGLATLRALRELPGLGATPALFITAKARDADIARYRDEGAAGVILKPFDPLQLATEIRTLIARP, translated from the coding sequence ATGACCGGCCCACTCAAATTGCTGTATGTCGATGACGATCGCGACATTCGCACGATCGTCGAAATGGCGCTTTCGCTCGACCCGACGATCGACGTCCGGACCGCGATATCGGGGCAGGAAGCGGTCGCATTTGCGGCGACGACCGACTGGCGGCCGGACGTGCTCGTGCTCGACATCATGATGCCCGGCATGGACGGGCTCGCCACGTTGCGGGCGTTGCGCGAGTTGCCCGGACTCGGCGCGACGCCGGCGCTGTTCATCACCGCCAAGGCGCGCGACGCCGATATCGCGCGGTATCGCGACGAAGGGGCGGCGGGCGTCATCCTGAAGCCGTTCGACCCGCTGCAACTGGCCACCGAAATCCGGACGCTGATCGCGCGGCCGTGA